The Agrobacterium larrymoorei nucleotide sequence TTAATGCTGCGGGCGTGGGGCATACGGAGGTGCTTCCGGGAGACAAAGTCCTCGACGCAGATCAGGCGAAGAACCCGCCGAAGTATTCGACCCTCCCATTTGCCTCCTTTAAGTTCGACGCACCCGACTTCCCCGTATCGGCGGCCGTCAGCGACCAAGGACGCGAGGCCCCGCCTCCCCTGCTTGGCGAGCATACCGTCACGATTCTTCGGCAATCCGGCTACTCCGATGAGGTCATCGCCGAACTTCTAGAGCTCGGTGCAGTGAACGAGGCGGGCGATGCCAGCGATCTTTGGAGCACGAAGACCGAGAAACTTGCTCTTGCCCGTTGAATGCTCCTTTCCGAGGCGCGATCGAATAGCGTCCGATCGACCATCCTCGGATGGCGCGTCGGCAGGTGGCGGTCAAATGCCGTCATCTGCCGTACGATACCAGACACACTCGCGGACGCCATCAACGGCAAGTGGATGACAGTATAGATAATCGGCATGACATCGTGCGAGGAAATGTCGCCGGGATGTCATGCCGAAGCCACGTTTGGCAGCCGCGTCGGTAGCGGACTTTAAGACTGATCGTAATCCGCCGACGGCCTAAGCTTGGAAATGGCCTCGAGATAGTCAGCTATGATGTCAAGTTCCCCGTCTGAAAACCGTTCGGTGACCTGTCGATAACGCTCCCGCAGATCGCCCAGTAGCGCGAGAGGAGCTTTGGCTGCCACATGGTCGAGTTCTATCAGGACGCTCCGCCTATCGTCAGCATTAGGAATTCTCGTTGTGAACCCCAGTTTTTCCAACCGATCAAACAGTGCTGTCCCGGAACCCGAGGTTAGACCAAGGATCTTTATGATTTCCTTTGGGCTGACCGGCGTTGTTGACGATTGCAGCAGTGAGATGCATCTCAGATCCGTGGGGTGCATCTTGCCTTGGCGAGCTGCAGATTCCATTGCATCTTCCGCTGCCTGAAGCATGCGGCCAAGAGCGTGAGCAAGCCGTTCCTGTCTGGTTTCCCTGTTCATCCCATCGTCTTAGCATGCCGTCGCCGGCGAATAAATCTCGACCACGTGGGCACTAGGGTTTCGCGCGAAGTTATCACTTCGCCTTGAAAGGAACAGAACGCTGACCTTCAGTAAGTATTTTCAGTCAAAGTCATTTTTCCCATTCCGATGAAAACACGACGAAAGCGCGCTTCAGCACGTCGTTCTCCGCCTGCA carries:
- a CDS encoding MarR family winged helix-turn-helix transcriptional regulator; translated protein: MNRETRQERLAHALGRMLQAAEDAMESAARQGKMHPTDLRCISLLQSSTTPVSPKEIIKILGLTSGSGTALFDRLEKLGFTTRIPNADDRRSVLIELDHVAAKAPLALLGDLRERYRQVTERFSDGELDIIADYLEAISKLRPSADYDQS